The Rubrobacter calidifluminis genome segment AGCGTGAGATTATCCGGGCATGCGCAGGATACTTCCGGGATCATACGGGACCGGGGCTTCACCCCGCACGAGGAGGGTGTAGCGCCGCCTTGCGCGTCCTGGGGATCAACGCCGTCTTCCACGACCCCGCCGCCGCGCTCGTGATAGACGGCGAGATCGTGGCCGCCTCGGAGGAGGAACGCTTCAGTAGGCGCAAGCACGGCAAGCGGCCCGTGCCTTTCTCCACCTGGGAGCTCCCGGAGCAGTCCGCGCGCTGGTGCCTGGAGCACGCCGGGCTCTCTCCCGCCGACCTCGACGCGGTGGCCTACTCCTACGACCCGGCGCTCGCCCCCCGTACGGAGGGCGAGATCACCGCCTACGGGTGGGAGGGTCTGCGCACACTCTACGCCCGCCGCGCCCCGCTCTTTCTGCGCTCCGCGTTCCCGGGCCTCGATCCGGGCAGAGTCCGCTTCGTCCCCCACCACGTCGCCCACGCCGCCTCGGCCTATCTGGCCGGTCCCTGTGACTCGTGCGCCGTGATGGTCGTCGACGGCCGGGGGGAGAGGACCTCCTACCTCGCGGGGCGCGCGGCGCGGGGCGGGCTGAAGGTGCTCGCCCGACAGGAACTGCCGCACTCGCTCGGGCTCCTCTACGAGGATCTGACCGAACACCTGGGCTTCAGGCGCTCCTCCGACGAGTACAAGCTCATGGCGCTGGCCTCCTACGGCGAGCCGGCCTTCCTGCCGGTGCTGCGGCAGACCATCCGGACCACCGGGGATGGCGGCTTCCGGACCGATCCCGTCGACTGGTGCGCCCTCGCCCCACCGGTTCCGCCAGGGTATGAGGCGTGGGAGCGGGAGCATGCGGATCTGGCCGCGAGCCTGCAGGCCCGCCTCGAGGAGGTGCTGCTCGAGCTCGCCCGCTGGCTGTACAGAGAGACCGGTGAGCCCACCCTCTGCATGGCCGGGGGTGTGGCTCTCAACTGCGTCGCCAACTCCCGCCTGTGGAGGGAGGGCCCCTTCGAAGAGGTCTGGGTACAGCCCGCAGCCGGAGACGCGGGCACAGCCCTCGGGGCAGCGCTCTACCTCGCCCGTGAACTCGGGGACGAGGTTTCCCCCATGCGCGGCGCGGATCTGGGACGCTCCTGGACGGAGACGCAGATAGCGAAAGAGCTCTCGCGCGCCGCCCTGCCCTTCGAGCGCCCGGCGGACATCGCGTACGAGGCGGCGCGCATCCTGGCCTCCGACGGCGTGGTCGCCTGGTTTCAGGGTCGGAGCGAGTACGGCCCACGGGCACTCGGACACCGCAGCCTCCTCGCCCATCCGGGCAGGGAGGAGAACCTCGACCGCCTCAACGCCATAAAGGGTCGCGAGAGCTTCCGGCCCGTCGCCCCGATGGTCCTCGCCGGGCGCGCACCGGACATCTTCGAAGACGGCCCCCTCCCGAGCCCTTACATGCTCTTCACCCACCAGGTTAAGGGGTGCTGGAGAAGGAGGATCCCCGCCGTCGTCCACGTGGACGGCACCGCCCGCATACAGACCGTAAGCCCGGAAGCGGAACCTCTCACCCACCGCCTGCTCGCCTCCTTCGAGAAGCTCACCGGTCTGCCGGTTCTCGTCAACACCAGCCTCAACACCGGCGGGCGCCCGATGGTGGACTCCCCGCGCGACGCCCTGGAGTGCTTCGGCTCCTCACCGATCGACGCCCTCGCCATCGGCCCGTTCCTGGTACGCAGGAGGAGCGCTTTCGGAGGCAAGAAGGTTTGACGGCGAAAGATCGACCCCCGGTCTCGGTGGACGTGGTGATCCCGACCTCGGGACGCTCCTCGCTCGCGGAGCTCCTCTCGGCGCTCGCCTCCGGGAGCGTTTCGCCGCCGGGATGGGTGGTCCTGGTCGACGACCGCAGAAGCCCCGATGGACCGCTACTGTCCCGCGGGGCGCCCGGGCCTCTCAGAAAGAGGCTGCTCGTCGTGCGGGGCCGGGCTGCGGGCCCGGCGGCGGCGCGCAACACGGGCTGGCGCGCATCGGGTGCCCGCTGGGTCGCCTTCCTCGACGACGACGTCATCCCCGCCCCCGACTGGATGGAACGCCTGCTCGACGACCTCTCAGGCCTCAAAGAGGGGGTCGCCGCGAGCCAGGGCAACCTCAGGGTCCCGCTCCCGAAAGGCCGCCGTCCGACCGACTGGGAGCGCAACGTCAGGGGACTGGAGGGTGCGCCCTGGATCACGGCGGACATAGCCTACCGCCGGCGGGCGCTCGCACGTCTGGGCGGGTTCGACGAGCGCTTCCCCCGCGCCTACCGGGAGGACGCAGACCTCGCCCTGCGTGCCACGCGCGCGGGCTACACCCTGGTACGCGGAGAGCGCACCTCCTTCCACCCCGTCCGTCCCGCACCGCCGTTCGTGAGCCTGCGCCTGCAGTCTGGGAACGCCGACGACGCGCTGATGCTCGCGCTGCACGGCCGCGGGTGGTGGCGGGCGGCGAAGGTGCCCGCAGGGCGCAGACCCGGCCACCTCGCGACCACCGCCGCCGGGACAACCGCGCTCCTCGCCCTCCTCGCCAGGAGACGACGCCCGGCCGTCCTCGCGCTCTCGCTCTGGATGGCTTTGACGGCGGAGTTTGCCGCCTCGCGCCTCGCCCCGGGACCCGGCACACCGCGGGAGGTCGCGGCGATGCTCGCGACGAGCGCCCTCATCCCTCCCGCGGCGAGCGCACACTGGCTGCGCGGGCTCCTGCGCGCCCGCAGCCTGCTCCGGGACGACTCCCGCGCCCCGCACCCGCTACCCGTCGAGCGGCTCCCCGAAGCCGTCATCTTCGACCGGGATGGCACGCTCGTGCGCGACGTCCCCTACAACCGCGACCCCGGGCGGGTCGAGCCCGTGCCGGGCGCGAGGGAGGCCCTGCAGCGGCTGCGGGCCTCGGGCATCGC includes the following:
- a CDS encoding carbamoyltransferase, giving the protein MRVLGINAVFHDPAAALVIDGEIVAASEEERFSRRKHGKRPVPFSTWELPEQSARWCLEHAGLSPADLDAVAYSYDPALAPRTEGEITAYGWEGLRTLYARRAPLFLRSAFPGLDPGRVRFVPHHVAHAASAYLAGPCDSCAVMVVDGRGERTSYLAGRAARGGLKVLARQELPHSLGLLYEDLTEHLGFRRSSDEYKLMALASYGEPAFLPVLRQTIRTTGDGGFRTDPVDWCALAPPVPPGYEAWEREHADLAASLQARLEEVLLELARWLYRETGEPTLCMAGGVALNCVANSRLWREGPFEEVWVQPAAGDAGTALGAALYLARELGDEVSPMRGADLGRSWTETQIAKELSRAALPFERPADIAYEAARILASDGVVAWFQGRSEYGPRALGHRSLLAHPGREENLDRLNAIKGRESFRPVAPMVLAGRAPDIFEDGPLPSPYMLFTHQVKGCWRRRIPAVVHVDGTARIQTVSPEAEPLTHRLLASFEKLTGLPVLVNTSLNTGGRPMVDSPRDALECFGSSPIDALAIGPFLVRRRSAFGGKKV
- a CDS encoding HAD-IIIA family hydrolase → MTAKDRPPVSVDVVIPTSGRSSLAELLSALASGSVSPPGWVVLVDDRRSPDGPLLSRGAPGPLRKRLLVVRGRAAGPAAARNTGWRASGARWVAFLDDDVIPAPDWMERLLDDLSGLKEGVAASQGNLRVPLPKGRRPTDWERNVRGLEGAPWITADIAYRRRALARLGGFDERFPRAYREDADLALRATRAGYTLVRGERTSFHPVRPAPPFVSLRLQSGNADDALMLALHGRGWWRAAKVPAGRRPGHLATTAAGTTALLALLARRRRPAVLALSLWMALTAEFAASRLAPGPGTPREVAAMLATSALIPPAASAHWLRGLLRARSLLRDDSRAPHPLPVERLPEAVIFDRDGTLVRDVPYNRDPGRVEPVPGAREALQRLRASGIALGIATNQSGVARGLIDRRELLAVNQRVEELVGPLGFWAVCPHAPEEGCQCRKPAPGLVLRAARALSSDPSRCVVVGDTGADVEAARTAGARAILVPTPATRPEEIRSAPEVAPDLPSAVDLILGETL